The region CTTCGCACGATGCGTCGTAACCGCTTCGCAAGCAGTAAACGTTGCCGCGACAATAATAGTTGTACAGAAACGCGACCGGCTGATCGTTTAGATAGAGCAAGTTCATGTCGACCATGCCTTTTTCCGCTGCGGCTTCATGCAGTTCTCGCAAGATCGGTCGGACTCGTGGACTACAGAACGAAGCACCAATGTCCGAGTCAGCCTGCCAGCTTTTCTCGGCGACGTCGTGCGACTGCTGAAACAAGACCCAGCGTGGATCGATTTTGTCTTCGGTCACGTCGGTGCGATAGCGGACGTAACGCAGGCTGCCATGCTGTGCGGCTCGCTCCTTTTCACGCTTCATGCTGCGTCGCCAATTCTTTGACTTCTCTTTCGTGTAAGCTTCCCACGACGAAGCCATCTGCACGACGGGCACTTCCATGCGGGGTCGACGATAGAACTTGATGCTTTGCTGCTGGAGCAGATCGGCCTGATCGGGAAAGAATTCGCTTTGCTCGCACAAGTAGCGAAAGTCGATCACATCCCAATCACGCGGCTGATGGCGAATGTAGTACATCGCTTCGCGGAAGATCGACACGGGATCTTTACCGATCGGTCCATAGAACGTTCCCCAATCGTCCAGCGGGAACGAAAGCACTCGCAAGTACCCTAAGCGAAAACGCTCGCTTCGAACCGTAAAAGGGACGATCCCAACAAGTTCGTCCCCTTCGCATACCAGCAGCAACCGCAGCTTTTGCTCTCGCTTGAAATGCCGCAGCGTAATGCGGAGCCAATCGAGGGTTTGAAAGAATGTCGCCCCTGGCGTTTGTTGGTGCAGCTTTTCCCAATCGCCTGCGAGTGCCTCGAGTTGTGCGGGATCGTTGATCTCTCGAACGTAACGTCTCATTGCCTACCCCATGAAAATTGAAATCGAATGATCCAATGTCCAAGGGAAATTGCAGTAGGTATGCCAATGCCGTCGTGAAAACGTTTCGACTTTCTCCAAACCCGCAATTTAAAGAGACTTACGTCCGTTGCGGTTGAACCGCAATTGCTTCCAACGTTGATGCCATTTGGCAACATGGTTGTGTTTCGGCATCAATCGCTCCTAAAAGTGGGGCCGGACAATCAGAACAGCCGTAACGACCGACATGCCTTCTTGCATCTTTCGCGCAAGCAAAGGAACGCTGGTCGGGTCCTTCGACGGCCGAAAGGCCAAGAACGAGAAAAAGCTGCGCATGAAGCGCAGCTTTAGGAGGTTCGCGTTGCGAAATGGCAACGTCCGAAAGGGCCCGTTATTTGGCCTGATCCCATAGCGTAAAGGGATCGTCCAGGCGTTTCATTTCCGAGTACAGCAACGCCTCGAGTTCCTTTCGCTTCGCCGCGTACTGCGGGTCGTCTGCGAGATTGGTTTGATGCTTGTCAGGAGAGACGCCTGTCACGGCTTGAACTTCCTTGGAGTGATGCTGCGGGAGATACTCGTGCGGATTCTCGGCCAGATTAAAGAGCTGCGTTTCCTGAATGCCTGCTTTGGGTACGTCGTACTTGATGAGTTTCCAATCCCCTTGCTTAACGCTCCGCATGCCCGGCTTCTCGCCACCACAGTAAACGCCGTATAGGACGTC is a window of Bremerella sp. TYQ1 DNA encoding:
- a CDS encoding GNAT family N-acetyltransferase, whose product is MRRYVREINDPAQLEALAGDWEKLHQQTPGATFFQTLDWLRITLRHFKREQKLRLLLVCEGDELVGIVPFTVRSERFRLGYLRVLSFPLDDWGTFYGPIGKDPVSIFREAMYYIRHQPRDWDVIDFRYLCEQSEFFPDQADLLQQQSIKFYRRPRMEVPVVQMASSWEAYTKEKSKNWRRSMKREKERAAQHGSLRYVRYRTDVTEDKIDPRWVLFQQSHDVAEKSWQADSDIGASFCSPRVRPILRELHEAAAEKGMVDMNLLYLNDQPVAFLYNYYCRGNVYCLRSGYDASCEAKSLGTILLAEVIEDSHYRGDRQVNFGPGTQDYKLRFANSIQRAITFTHFSPWGVHTQVLAARAACDPLLPGFGERCQKRLVT